From Acidobacteriota bacterium, a single genomic window includes:
- a CDS encoding bifunctional 5,10-methylenetetrahydrofolate dehydrogenase/5,10-methenyltetrahydrofolate cyclohydrolase gives MAARILDGTSVAAAIRDELRPRIAAIAAAMGRPPGLGIVLAGHDPASEIYVRNKLKKAEEIGLHAELIRVEADRHVQDVLDAVGRLNRRDDIDGVLVQSPLPAGMGDEAEMRVIDAIDPAKDVDGLTTVNVGRLVQNRGGLAACTPTGVIEMLERAGVPIKGAHAVVIGRSDIVGKPMAMMLLHRHATVTICHSRTRDLPAVARTADILVAAIGKPAFVTPDFVKPGAVVVDVGTTQVTDRAVVDALFAPGSPRLAAFARNGSLVVGDVHPAVAEVAGALTPVPGGVGPLTIALLLANTVRAAEARLAR, from the coding sequence ATGGCTGCGCGCATCCTTGATGGAACCTCCGTCGCCGCCGCGATTCGCGACGAACTCCGGCCCCGCATCGCGGCTATCGCCGCCGCGATGGGTCGGCCGCCCGGCCTCGGCATCGTGCTGGCCGGCCACGATCCCGCCTCCGAAATCTACGTCCGGAACAAGTTGAAGAAGGCCGAGGAGATCGGCCTCCATGCCGAATTGATTCGCGTCGAGGCTGATCGGCACGTACAGGACGTGCTCGATGCGGTCGGCCGTCTCAACCGGCGCGACGACATCGACGGCGTCCTGGTCCAGTCGCCCCTTCCCGCGGGCATGGGCGACGAAGCGGAGATGCGCGTGATTGACGCGATCGATCCGGCGAAGGACGTGGACGGATTGACCACGGTCAATGTCGGGCGGCTTGTCCAGAACCGGGGAGGCCTCGCCGCCTGCACGCCCACCGGCGTCATCGAGATGCTCGAGCGTGCCGGTGTGCCCATCAAGGGCGCCCACGCGGTCGTGATCGGGCGCAGCGACATCGTGGGGAAGCCGATGGCCATGATGCTGCTGCATCGTCACGCGACCGTCACGATCTGCCACTCGCGGACGCGGGATCTGCCGGCCGTCGCACGGACGGCCGACATCCTCGTGGCGGCGATCGGCAAGCCGGCATTTGTGACGCCGGACTTTGTCAAGCCTGGCGCTGTCGTCGTCGACGTCGGCACGACACAGGTGACCGATCGTGCCGTCGTCGATGCCTTGTTCGCGCCGGGATCCCCGAGGCTCGCGGCGTTCGCGAGAAACGGTTCGCTCGTCGTCGGCGACGTGCATCCCGCCGTCGCCGAGGTGGCCGGCGCCCTCACGCCTGTGCCAGGCGGCGTCGGGCCCCTCACGATCGCCCTGCTGCTCGCCAACACCGTTCGGGCTGCCGAGGCTCGCCTCGCGAGGTAG
- a CDS encoding potassium channel protein, whose amino-acid sequence MSKGDWFSRVRGPWLAVALLLVVLAGGSVGYVVIEGWSPWDGFYMTVTTITTVGFREVHPLSRAGEVFTVGVIVAGVGTAFYTFTLLASLVVEGGLHQRLERRRRQRMLEQLRDHFIVCGYGRIGSTIVEELRRQHVPYVVIERDPERVHEVIEQRGLAVVADASSEEVLRRVGIDRARGLIAAVGTDAENVYAVLTARDIRPDLYIIGRAETADAERKLLRAGANRVVSPYRIGARELAQTALRPAVVDFFELATRSGNPELAIEQVTIADHSGLVGQTIIEANVRQRFGLIVVGIQRRGGRMEFNPPGDAVMQAGDQLVVLGRTDGLRELEVAAAQAA is encoded by the coding sequence ATGTCGAAGGGCGACTGGTTCAGCCGGGTCCGCGGGCCGTGGCTGGCCGTCGCCCTTTTGCTTGTCGTGCTGGCCGGCGGCAGCGTGGGCTATGTGGTCATCGAAGGCTGGTCCCCGTGGGACGGCTTCTACATGACCGTGACCACCATCACGACGGTCGGGTTCAGAGAGGTTCATCCGCTCTCGCGGGCGGGCGAGGTGTTCACGGTCGGCGTGATCGTCGCGGGCGTCGGAACGGCCTTTTACACGTTCACGCTGCTGGCGTCACTTGTGGTCGAAGGAGGGCTTCACCAGCGCCTCGAGCGCCGGCGGCGGCAGCGTATGCTCGAACAACTGCGCGATCATTTCATCGTGTGCGGATACGGCCGGATCGGCAGCACCATCGTCGAGGAACTGCGCCGGCAGCACGTGCCGTACGTGGTCATCGAGCGGGACCCGGAGCGGGTGCACGAGGTCATCGAACAGCGCGGCCTCGCCGTGGTGGCCGACGCGAGCAGCGAAGAGGTGCTGAGACGCGTGGGCATCGATCGGGCGCGGGGACTGATCGCCGCCGTCGGGACCGACGCCGAGAACGTTTACGCCGTGCTCACGGCCCGCGACATCCGGCCCGATCTGTACATCATCGGCCGCGCCGAGACCGCGGACGCGGAGCGCAAACTGCTGCGCGCGGGCGCGAACCGGGTCGTGTCGCCGTACCGCATCGGGGCTCGGGAGTTGGCCCAGACGGCGCTGCGTCCGGCCGTCGTGGACTTCTTCGAACTCGCGACCCGATCGGGCAATCCCGAACTCGCCATCGAGCAGGTGACCATCGCCGACCACAGCGGACTGGTCGGACAGACCATCATCGAGGCCAACGTGCGTCAGCGGTTCGGCCTGATCGTGGTCGGCATCCAGCGCCGGGGCGGGCGTATGGAGTTCAATCCTCCAGGAGACGCGGTGATGCAGGCGGGCGACCAGTTGGTCGTGCTCGGCCGCACCGACGGGCTTCGCGAACTCGAAGTGGCCGCCGCCCAGGCGGCATGA
- a CDS encoding KpsF/GutQ family sugar-phosphate isomerase, protein MTIDLDLARKVLTIEASAVLGLVDRVDDRFSQVVTLLYQCQGRVIVTGMGKSGIIARKMAATFTSTGTPAFFLHPAEAVHGDLGVVQSNDVVVALSYTGETAELLRLLETIRRIGAKLVAMTGSPLSTLGRASDIVLDCGVSEEACPLNLAPTASTTAALAMGDALAMTLLVAKGFRQEDFEYLHPGGGLGKRLLRAETLMHTGVQMPVVSLDTPMPVVLAEISGKRLGMTCVTNADGRLAGIITDGDIRRHLIDGGLLERRAADVMTAGPITIERTLLAVEALALMERGKITSLVVVDADRRLEGVLHLHDLWRTQMF, encoded by the coding sequence GTGACGATTGACCTGGACCTGGCGCGCAAGGTGCTCACCATTGAAGCCTCGGCGGTGCTCGGCCTGGTCGACCGTGTTGATGATCGGTTCTCGCAGGTCGTGACGCTGCTCTACCAATGCCAGGGCCGCGTGATCGTCACGGGCATGGGCAAGTCGGGCATCATCGCGCGGAAGATGGCGGCCACCTTCACGAGCACCGGTACGCCGGCCTTCTTTCTCCATCCGGCAGAGGCGGTCCACGGCGACCTTGGTGTCGTCCAAAGCAACGACGTCGTCGTGGCGTTGTCTTACACCGGAGAAACGGCTGAACTGCTCAGGCTGCTCGAGACCATCCGCCGGATTGGCGCCAAACTCGTGGCCATGACGGGATCGCCCTTGTCGACGCTCGGACGCGCGTCCGATATCGTCCTCGACTGCGGCGTGAGCGAGGAGGCCTGCCCGCTCAATCTCGCGCCGACCGCGAGCACGACGGCGGCGCTCGCGATGGGCGACGCGCTCGCGATGACCTTGCTGGTCGCCAAAGGATTCCGGCAGGAGGATTTCGAGTACCTCCACCCGGGCGGGGGACTCGGCAAGCGCCTGTTGCGCGCCGAGACGCTGATGCACACGGGAGTCCAGATGCCGGTGGTGTCGCTGGATACGCCGATGCCAGTCGTGCTGGCCGAGATCTCCGGCAAGCGACTTGGTATGACCTGCGTCACCAACGCCGACGGACGCCTAGCCGGCATCATCACCGACGGCGATATCAGGCGGCACCTGATTGACGGCGGCCTGCTCGAACGGCGGGCGGCGGACGTGATGACGGCGGGGCCCATCACCATTGAGCGAACGCTTCTGGCCGTGGAAGCGCTTGCCCTGATGGAACGGGGCAAGATCACCTCACTCGTCGTCGTCGACGCGGACCGCAGGTTGGAGGGCGTGCTGCACCTGCACGACCTCTGGCGCACGCAGATGTTCTGA
- the kdsA gene encoding 3-deoxy-8-phosphooctulonate synthase, protein MTTVTPVTIGSVTIGGGHPLVLVGGPCVIESEAHAIGLGSSIADIASRCGVPFIFKASFDKANRTSLRSYRGPGLDDGLRILAAVKAQLGVPVLTDIHEPGQAARAAEVVDVLQIPAFLCRQTDLLLAAARTGKAINIKKGQFLAPHDMRHAIEKITSANNRQIIVTERGASFGYNNLVVDMRSFPILRGFGFPVVFDVTHSLQLPGGGDGVTAGQAQYIDTLAPAGVAAGIDGVFLEIHENPPAAYSDAQNTLALDALEPLLRLLVGIDALRRASDGSRP, encoded by the coding sequence ATGACCACCGTGACACCGGTAACCATCGGCTCTGTGACCATCGGCGGCGGCCATCCGCTCGTCCTGGTTGGCGGCCCGTGCGTCATCGAGAGCGAGGCGCACGCCATCGGCCTCGGCTCCTCCATCGCCGATATCGCCAGCCGCTGCGGTGTCCCGTTCATCTTCAAGGCGTCGTTCGACAAGGCGAACCGCACGTCGCTGCGCTCGTACCGGGGTCCCGGCCTTGACGACGGCCTGCGCATCCTCGCGGCAGTCAAGGCCCAGCTGGGCGTGCCCGTGCTCACCGACATCCACGAACCCGGGCAGGCGGCGCGCGCGGCCGAGGTGGTCGACGTGCTGCAGATTCCCGCCTTCCTGTGCCGGCAGACCGACCTGCTGCTGGCGGCCGCACGCACGGGAAAGGCGATCAACATCAAGAAGGGCCAGTTCCTCGCGCCGCACGACATGCGGCACGCCATCGAGAAGATCACGTCGGCCAACAACCGCCAGATCATCGTGACCGAACGCGGCGCGTCGTTCGGTTACAACAACCTGGTGGTGGACATGCGGTCGTTTCCGATCCTCAGGGGCTTCGGGTTCCCGGTGGTGTTCGACGTCACGCACAGCCTGCAACTGCCGGGCGGCGGGGACGGCGTGACGGCGGGCCAGGCGCAGTACATCGACACGTTGGCGCCGGCCGGCGTGGCCGCTGGCATTGATGGGGTGTTTCTCGAAATCCACGAGAACCCGCCCGCAGCGTATAGCGACGCGCAGAATACCCTGGCGCTTGACGCCCTGGAACCCTTGCTGCGCCTGCTCGTCGGGATTGACGCGCTTCGCCGGGCCTCGGATGGGAGTCGGCCGTGA
- a CDS encoding malate dehydrogenase gives MLKKIGLIGGGNIGGVLAQELFQRKLAATVALVDVKGPDVAKGKCLDIAEGTPIIKSDVKFVAGKEYDVLQDADLIINTAGVPRTVRPDGTFPSREELLAVNLKITDAVADAIKKFCPNAIVISIANPLDAIVFRLYQKLSPPKHKLMGMAGALDSARYRYFVAQAAGVSVENVEALVLGGHGDDMVPIRSCCRVAGMPVNKFVDEKTLGAIEARTRKAGGEIVGLIGVSAFWSPAIAAMEMVEAIVYDKKKIIASCVLLEGEYGVKGLFVGVPVILGRNGVEKIIELELTEAEKAAFAKSIDAVKKTADEVLAAK, from the coding sequence ATGCTCAAGAAGATCGGACTCATCGGCGGCGGCAATATCGGCGGCGTGCTGGCGCAGGAGCTGTTCCAGCGCAAGCTGGCGGCGACCGTGGCGCTCGTGGACGTGAAAGGTCCGGATGTCGCCAAGGGCAAGTGTCTCGACATCGCGGAAGGCACGCCCATCATCAAGAGCGACGTGAAGTTCGTCGCCGGCAAGGAATACGACGTCCTGCAGGACGCCGACCTCATCATCAACACGGCCGGTGTGCCGCGCACCGTCCGGCCTGACGGGACGTTTCCCAGCCGCGAGGAACTGCTCGCGGTCAACCTGAAGATCACCGACGCCGTCGCCGACGCCATCAAGAAGTTCTGCCCGAACGCCATCGTCATCTCGATTGCCAATCCGCTCGACGCCATCGTGTTCAGGCTGTACCAGAAGCTGAGCCCGCCCAAGCACAAGCTGATGGGGATGGCCGGGGCGCTCGATTCGGCGCGCTATCGCTATTTCGTGGCGCAGGCAGCGGGGGTGTCGGTCGAGAACGTCGAGGCCCTGGTGCTCGGCGGCCACGGCGACGACATGGTGCCCATCCGGAGCTGCTGCCGGGTGGCGGGCATGCCGGTAAACAAGTTTGTCGACGAGAAGACGCTGGGCGCGATCGAGGCCCGCACGCGCAAGGCGGGCGGCGAGATCGTCGGCCTGATTGGCGTCTCGGCGTTCTGGTCGCCCGCCATCGCGGCCATGGAGATGGTGGAAGCGATTGTGTACGACAAGAAGAAGATCATCGCGTCGTGCGTGCTGCTCGAAGGCGAGTACGGCGTGAAGGGGCTGTTTGTGGGCGTACCGGTCATCCTTGGCAGGAACGGCGTCGAGAAGATCATTGAACTCGAGCTGACGGAGGCCGAGAAGGCCGCGTTCGCGAAGTCGATCGACGCGGTCAAGAAGACGGCCGACGAGGTGCTCGCGGCCAAGTAG
- a CDS encoding CTP synthase: MERNERQPVKYIFVTGGVVSSLGKGLAAASIGCLLEAHGYRVTLQKLDPYINVDPGTMSPYQHGEVYVTDDGAETDLDLGHYERFTNTRTTRNHNWTTGRVYMSVIQKERRGDYLGRTIQVIPHITNEIKQCVEGVAKDVDVVIVEIGGTVGDIESQPFLEAIRQLRQDVGRENTLYVHLTLVPFIGTAGELKTKPTQHSVRDLRSLGIQPDILLCRTDRALPGDIKRKISLFCDVSEEAVITARDVDTIYEVPLAFADEGLDRIVLKYLHLPQTEKNMTAWEDLVDRIKHPEHDITIHVVGKYVELTDSYKSLNEALYHGGFAHRARVKFLWVEAEALERDGGEHLLDDADGILVPGGFGIRGTRGMMRAARIARERHIPYFGICYGFQWAAVDFARSVCGLEGADSTECDEQAPHKVIYKLRDLLGIDDLGGTMRLGQYPCEIVPGSLAHRIYASTVISERHRHRYEFNRLYEQILVEHGACISGKSPDGKFVEIMELTDHPWYVAVQFHPEFLSKPLRPHPLFASFVGASLEHQTKRLDARRAESAV, translated from the coding sequence ATGGAAAGAAACGAACGGCAGCCAGTCAAATACATCTTCGTCACCGGCGGCGTGGTGTCGTCGCTTGGCAAGGGCCTGGCGGCGGCCTCGATCGGCTGCCTGCTCGAAGCGCATGGCTATCGGGTCACGTTGCAGAAGCTCGATCCCTACATCAACGTCGATCCGGGCACGATGAGCCCGTACCAGCACGGCGAGGTCTACGTGACCGACGATGGAGCCGAAACCGATCTCGATCTGGGCCATTACGAGCGGTTCACGAACACGAGAACGACGCGCAATCACAACTGGACCACCGGGCGCGTATACATGTCCGTGATTCAGAAGGAGCGGCGCGGCGATTACCTGGGGCGCACCATCCAGGTGATCCCGCACATCACCAACGAGATCAAGCAGTGCGTCGAGGGCGTCGCCAAAGACGTCGACGTCGTGATTGTCGAGATCGGCGGCACGGTGGGCGATATCGAGAGCCAGCCGTTCCTCGAGGCCATCCGCCAGCTGCGCCAGGATGTCGGCCGCGAGAACACGCTCTACGTCCACCTGACGCTGGTGCCGTTTATCGGCACGGCCGGCGAGTTGAAGACCAAGCCCACGCAACACAGCGTGCGCGACCTCCGGTCGCTCGGCATCCAACCCGACATCCTGCTCTGCCGCACCGACCGTGCGCTGCCGGGCGACATCAAGCGCAAGATCTCGCTCTTCTGCGACGTCAGCGAGGAGGCCGTGATCACAGCGCGGGACGTCGACACCATCTACGAGGTGCCGCTGGCCTTCGCCGATGAAGGACTCGATCGAATCGTGCTGAAGTACCTGCACCTGCCGCAGACCGAGAAGAACATGACGGCGTGGGAGGATCTGGTCGACCGGATCAAGCACCCCGAGCACGACATCACGATCCACGTGGTGGGCAAGTACGTCGAGCTGACCGATTCGTACAAGAGCCTCAATGAAGCGCTCTACCACGGCGGGTTCGCGCATCGCGCCCGGGTGAAGTTTCTCTGGGTCGAGGCCGAGGCGCTCGAACGTGACGGCGGCGAACACCTGCTCGATGACGCCGATGGCATCCTGGTGCCGGGTGGGTTCGGGATTCGCGGCACGCGCGGGATGATGCGCGCAGCCCGCATCGCCCGCGAGCGCCACATCCCGTATTTCGGCATCTGCTACGGCTTCCAGTGGGCCGCCGTGGATTTCGCCCGGAGCGTCTGCGGCCTCGAAGGCGCCGATTCGACCGAGTGCGACGAGCAGGCTCCGCACAAGGTCATCTACAAGCTGCGGGATCTGCTGGGCATCGATGACCTCGGCGGCACGATGCGGCTCGGCCAGTACCCGTGTGAGATCGTGCCGGGGTCGCTCGCCCACCGCATCTATGCCTCGACGGTGATCTCGGAGCGCCATCGACATCGCTACGAGTTCAACCGGTTGTACGAGCAGATCCTCGTGGAACACGGCGCGTGCATCTCCGGAAAGTCGCCGGACGGCAAGTTCGTCGAGATCATGGAACTGACGGACCACCCGTGGTACGTCGCGGTGCAATTCCACCCCGAGTTCCTCTCGAAGCCGCTTCGCCCGCACCCGCTGTTTGCCAGCTTCGTCGGGGCGAGCCTCGAACATCAGACGAAGCGACTGGACGCCCGCCGGGCCGAATCAGCCGTGTGA
- the coaE gene encoding dephospho-CoA kinase (Dephospho-CoA kinase (CoaE) performs the final step in coenzyme A biosynthesis.) → MLRVAMTGGIGTGKSAVLVALAELGTPVLDADPLAHSVIARATPGAAAVRMRFGEQVLFPDGNVDRRKLGQIVFGDDQARRDLEAIIHPEVYRTIQEWMAAQAARGSVLAVAEIQLLFEIGKDGDFDRTVVVACEPETQVRRVMRRSKLPESEVRQRVAAQMPLDEKVRRASYVIWTDGTLDDTRSRTTAVWQSLMRDAGAI, encoded by the coding sequence ATGCTACGTGTGGCGATGACCGGCGGTATCGGTACGGGGAAGAGCGCCGTGCTCGTCGCGCTCGCCGAACTCGGTACGCCGGTTCTCGATGCCGATCCCCTCGCGCACTCGGTGATTGCCCGCGCCACGCCAGGCGCGGCGGCTGTGCGGATGAGGTTCGGCGAGCAGGTGCTCTTTCCCGACGGCAATGTCGACCGCCGCAAGCTCGGCCAGATCGTCTTTGGCGACGATCAGGCGAGGCGGGATCTCGAAGCCATCATCCACCCGGAGGTCTACCGGACGATCCAGGAGTGGATGGCCGCACAGGCGGCTCGCGGCAGCGTGCTGGCGGTGGCGGAAATCCAGTTGCTGTTCGAGATTGGCAAGGACGGCGACTTCGACAGGACCGTCGTCGTGGCCTGTGAGCCGGAGACCCAGGTGCGGCGCGTGATGCGACGGTCGAAACTGCCCGAATCGGAAGTGCGGCAGCGTGTGGCCGCGCAGATGCCGCTCGACGAGAAGGTCCGACGCGCCAGTTATGTCATCTGGACCGATGGCACGCTCGACGACACGCGCAGCCGGACCACCGCAGTCTGGCAGTCGCTCATGCGTGACGCCGGGGCTATCTAA
- a CDS encoding tetratricopeptide repeat protein produces the protein MESYTTFLAALLTLLVGLAAGKAWERYKLREGRWIDRRKARESPHYILGLNFLVANQIDRAIDELSRAARLQPDALEIEMILGNLHREKGQVGRAITIHQALLQRPKLTHLEHAYILLCLGLDYKRGGFVDRALEAFNEVLRLDPRNPYAMVNLEKLHEEQHQWQEARDVRQRLIDVTDDAEQPRHQQILAFLENEMGRDKLKQLDYAAAAEHFLSAIKLDERVIPAHLSLGDVRFFEGNFAAAEAAWERVAEVAPERAYLAFERLESLLMKQSDTQRFQVLCRRLITANPQDWRAHTALARHLLARGSGHEALELLFEALSHSPHAIKVHQEIWQTLVALGLDASLVKRYIELTRQSVFYLDPHVCQRCHYRSTELLWQCPHCHEWDSFVEDRIAPAQEIR, from the coding sequence ATGGAATCCTACACGACGTTCCTCGCGGCACTGCTCACCCTGCTCGTCGGCCTTGCGGCCGGCAAGGCCTGGGAGCGCTATAAGTTGCGGGAGGGACGCTGGATCGATCGACGGAAGGCGCGCGAGTCGCCGCACTACATCCTGGGGCTGAACTTCCTGGTCGCCAACCAGATCGACCGCGCCATTGATGAATTGAGCCGGGCGGCCCGGCTGCAGCCCGACGCGCTCGAGATCGAGATGATCCTGGGCAACCTGCATCGCGAAAAGGGGCAGGTCGGCCGGGCGATCACGATCCACCAGGCATTGCTGCAGCGGCCCAAGCTCACGCATCTCGAACACGCCTACATCCTGCTTTGTCTCGGCCTGGACTATAAGCGGGGCGGATTCGTCGATCGCGCTCTCGAGGCATTCAACGAGGTGCTTCGCCTCGATCCGCGGAATCCGTACGCGATGGTGAACCTCGAGAAACTACACGAAGAGCAGCACCAGTGGCAGGAGGCACGCGACGTGCGCCAGCGCCTCATCGACGTGACTGACGACGCTGAACAGCCGCGTCACCAGCAGATCCTGGCGTTTCTCGAGAACGAGATGGGTCGCGACAAACTCAAGCAGCTCGACTACGCCGCGGCAGCCGAACACTTCCTCTCGGCCATCAAGTTGGATGAACGGGTCATCCCGGCGCACCTCAGCCTGGGCGACGTCCGGTTTTTCGAAGGCAACTTTGCCGCCGCCGAGGCCGCCTGGGAACGCGTCGCGGAAGTGGCGCCCGAACGTGCGTACCTGGCGTTCGAGCGTCTCGAGTCGCTGCTGATGAAGCAGTCCGATACCCAGCGGTTCCAGGTGCTCTGCCGACGGCTGATCACCGCCAATCCGCAGGACTGGCGTGCCCACACGGCGCTGGCACGACACCTGCTCGCGCGCGGATCTGGCCACGAGGCGCTGGAGCTGCTGTTCGAAGCGCTGTCGCACAGCCCCCACGCCATCAAGGTCCACCAGGAGATCTGGCAGACGCTGGTCGCCCTCGGACTCGACGCGTCATTGGTCAAGCGCTACATCGAGCTGACGCGGCAGTCGGTGTTTTATCTGGACCCACACGTGTGCCAGCGATGCCACTATCGGAGCACCGAGCTGCTCTGGCAGTGCCCGCATTGTCACGAGTGGGACTCGTTTGTGGAAGACCGCATCGCGCCGGCGCAGGAAATTAGATAG
- a CDS encoding amino acid permease: protein MSMWATKSMEQLRAEAAETGEHSLKRVLGPVNLITLGIGAIIGTGIFVLTGQAAAQYAGPAIVLSMVLAGVASALAGLCYAEFASSVPIAGSAYTYGYATLGEFVAWIIGWDLILEYALGAATVAVGWSGYVVSFLHDFGIQFPAALSAAPGTVVTLVDGSSVTAVFNLPAVLITVVVTMLLIVGIQESANVNSVIVIVKVAVVLLVIIAGAAFVNRANWTPFIPPNTGEFGYFGWSGIARGAGVIFFAYIGFDAVSTAAQEAKNPQRDMPIGILGSLVICTVLYLAVSLVMVGLVPYTQLGVPAPMAVAIDAARVQAQGTAWAGFVGMLPFLVKLGAIAGLSSVMVVMMLGQPRIFYSMAKDGLLPAWAKKIHPRFRTPHITTIVTGVAVALAAGFTKISILGELVSVGTLLAFVIVSLGIIFLRKNRPDVKAPFRTPLVPLVPILSALVSLALMASLPLPTWERLIIWMAIGIAIYFGYGRRHSELRKRLAAGAKG, encoded by the coding sequence ATGTCGATGTGGGCCACGAAGTCGATGGAGCAGTTGAGGGCCGAGGCGGCCGAAACCGGCGAGCATAGTCTGAAGCGCGTGCTCGGACCCGTCAACCTCATCACCCTTGGAATTGGTGCGATTATCGGGACCGGCATTTTCGTCCTGACCGGGCAGGCCGCCGCGCAGTACGCAGGGCCGGCGATCGTGCTGTCGATGGTGCTGGCCGGAGTGGCCAGCGCGTTGGCGGGCCTGTGCTACGCGGAATTTGCGTCGAGCGTGCCGATTGCCGGTTCGGCGTACACGTACGGCTACGCGACGCTCGGCGAGTTTGTCGCCTGGATCATCGGGTGGGACCTGATTCTCGAGTATGCCCTCGGCGCGGCCACAGTGGCCGTCGGCTGGTCAGGATATGTCGTCAGCTTCCTCCACGATTTTGGCATCCAGTTCCCGGCCGCCCTGAGTGCGGCGCCAGGGACCGTGGTGACGCTTGTCGATGGCAGTTCGGTCACGGCGGTCTTCAACCTTCCGGCCGTGCTCATCACGGTGGTTGTCACGATGCTGCTCATTGTCGGGATTCAGGAATCCGCCAACGTCAACTCGGTGATCGTCATCGTGAAAGTGGCCGTGGTCCTGCTGGTGATCATCGCCGGCGCCGCGTTCGTGAACCGCGCGAACTGGACGCCGTTTATTCCGCCCAACACCGGAGAATTCGGCTACTTTGGGTGGAGTGGCATTGCGCGTGGAGCCGGGGTGATCTTCTTCGCCTACATCGGATTCGATGCCGTCTCGACCGCCGCGCAAGAAGCGAAGAACCCGCAGCGTGACATGCCCATCGGTATTCTCGGATCGCTCGTGATTTGCACCGTGCTCTACTTGGCGGTCTCGCTGGTCATGGTCGGGCTGGTGCCGTACACGCAGTTGGGCGTCCCGGCGCCGATGGCGGTGGCCATCGACGCGGCACGCGTACAGGCGCAGGGCACGGCGTGGGCGGGGTTCGTTGGGATGTTGCCCTTCCTCGTCAAGCTCGGCGCGATTGCCGGCCTGAGCTCCGTGATGGTCGTGATGATGCTCGGCCAGCCTCGCATTTTCTACTCGATGGCCAAAGACGGGTTGCTGCCGGCCTGGGCGAAGAAGATTCACCCGCGGTTCCGCACCCCGCACATCACCACGATCGTGACCGGCGTCGCCGTCGCGCTCGCCGCGGGCTTCACGAAGATCAGTATCCTGGGCGAACTGGTCAGTGTCGGGACGCTGCTCGCCTTCGTCATCGTGTCGCTCGGGATTATCTTCCTCCGGAAGAATCGGCCCGACGTCAAGGCGCCGTTCCGAACGCCGCTGGTGCCGCTGGTGCCGATCCTGTCGGCGCTCGTGTCGTTGGCGCTGATGGCCAGCCTCCCGCTTCCCACGTGGGAGCGGCTGATCATCTGGATGGCAATCGGCATCGCCATCTACTTCGGATATGGCCGCCGTCACAGCGAGTTGCGCAAGCGGCTCGCGGCGGGCGCCAAGGGTTAG
- the kdsB gene encoding 3-deoxy-manno-octulosonate cytidylyltransferase translates to MHPSATRDAAPRQADPRVSVVIPARFASTRLPGKPLADIGGQTMIERVYRRAAAARGISRVVVATDDERIARTVRAFGGEAMMTNPAHESGTDRVAEVARQLDTELVVNAQGDEPLLAPEAIEQVIAPMLGDPSIVMGTLGSPLDEAHDLSNPNVVKVLVDGRGFAIYFSRAAVPYRCQATILGTSVLKHVGMYVYRRDFLLALAALPRTPLEQAESLEQLRALEHGHRIKVVYTRYQSVSVDTPEDLEHVRRLAADGRLT, encoded by the coding sequence GTGCACCCTTCGGCGACCCGCGACGCTGCCCCACGCCAAGCTGATCCACGGGTTTCTGTCGTCATCCCAGCCCGCTTCGCATCTACCCGGCTCCCCGGCAAACCGCTGGCCGATATTGGCGGCCAGACCATGATCGAACGCGTCTACCGCCGGGCGGCTGCGGCCCGTGGCATCTCGCGTGTGGTGGTCGCCACCGACGACGAACGCATCGCGCGGACCGTCAGGGCATTTGGCGGTGAAGCGATGATGACCAATCCGGCACACGAGAGCGGCACGGACCGGGTTGCCGAGGTCGCGCGCCAACTGGACACTGAGCTGGTCGTCAACGCGCAGGGCGACGAGCCTCTGCTCGCGCCCGAGGCCATCGAGCAGGTCATCGCGCCGATGCTGGGCGATCCGTCGATTGTGATGGGCACGCTCGGCTCGCCCCTCGACGAGGCACACGACCTGTCCAACCCGAATGTCGTCAAGGTGCTGGTCGATGGCCGAGGCTTCGCGATCTACTTCTCGCGAGCCGCCGTGCCCTATCGGTGCCAGGCGACGATACTCGGGACCTCGGTCCTGAAGCATGTCGGGATGTATGTCTACCGCCGCGACTTCTTGCTCGCGCTGGCCGCGCTTCCCCGCACGCCGCTGGAGCAGGCCGAATCGCTGGAGCAGTTGCGGGCGCTCGAACACGGCCATCGCATCAAGGTTGTTTACACCCGGTACCAATCCGTCTCGGTCGACACCCCCGAGGATCTCGAGCACGTCCGCCGGCTGGCGGCGGACGGACGGCTCACGTGA